From the Streptomyces sp. SN-593 genome, the window CGATGGGCGAGCCGCTGCCGGTCGTGGCGGAGCGGCTGCGGACCGCGCTGTTCGCCGCTGCGGGTGGGGACGGGCTGGGGCTGCCCGTGCGGGTCGTGGACCTCGCGGTCACCGGGCTGCTCGACGACGCCGGAGCACCGGCCGCGGAGGTCGGGGGCGGCCGCCCCCGGCCCGGGCTGGCGCAGGCGCAGGGCGACGGCGGGGACGATCGGGAGGCCCGCGGCACCCTGGAGGGCACCTCGGAGGCGGTGGAGGCCGCGGTGCTGGCGGTGCCGGGGCTCGCCCGCCTGACGCGCCGGCTGGCCGGGCGCGGAGGTGTGCAGGTCCACGACACCGAGGCGGGGGGCGGGCCGGTGCGGTGCGTGCGGTTGCAGATCGCCACGGCGAGGTCCTTCCGGCCGCTGGCCGTCGCACGGGAGGCGGCCGCGGCCGCGGCGCGGGCCGCCCGCCCGGGTGCGCCCGGCCCCGTCTCCACGGCCGTCGTCGTCACCGACATCACGTAGGGCGGCCCCCTGACCCGCCCCCGCCCGTCCGCCTCGGACCGGACGCGCGGCAGGGCCTCCTCGCGCCCTCCCCGCACCCCCTCGTCGCTCGGCCCCTCGTCGCTCGGCCCCTCCGCCGACGGACGGGGACACCCGGGGCTCCAGGGCCTGTCCGGTCAGTCGCCCGCCCCCATGAGGTCGCGGAGCCGGCGGCCCTGGGCGGCGCGCTCGGCCGCGC encodes:
- a CDS encoding nucleopolyhedrovirus P10 family protein; this encodes MDRLTRTVREQVALGRLLPLGAPEDAAWMTERTAVAALREVCAGLPGVRLGRVDVALAPDAPDGGTTDAPEVPAAAPVGALPHRPLRIEARFEAAMGEPLPVVAERLRTALFAAAGGDGLGLPVRVVDLAVTGLLDDAGAPAAEVGGGRPRPGLAQAQGDGGDDREARGTLEGTSEAVEAAVLAVPGLARLTRRLAGRGGVQVHDTEAGGGPVRCVRLQIATARSFRPLAVAREAAAAAARAARPGAPGPVSTAVVVTDIT